The following coding sequences lie in one Psychrobacter arenosus genomic window:
- the queE gene encoding 7-carboxy-7-deazaguanine synthase QueE, whose product MTEIFYSLQGEALTAGLPTIFVRLTGCPLRCVYCDTTYSFTGGERLSLDTILANIAQYPCKRVCITGGEPLAQPNAIELIKRLLADGYEISLETAGALSVNNVPPAVSKVMDLKTPSSGESDKNLWSNLDYLTPHDQLKFVIMNRADYEWAKAKVAEYALDKKVSAVWFSPMFNVDESQVAEGYVPPVPNLARELAEWIINDALPVRFQLQLHKIIWADAKGK is encoded by the coding sequence ATGACTGAGATATTTTACTCCTTACAGGGAGAGGCATTAACGGCAGGCTTGCCCACCATCTTTGTGCGTTTGACGGGGTGTCCGTTACGTTGTGTTTATTGTGATACGACCTACTCTTTCACGGGTGGCGAGCGTTTATCGTTAGATACTATATTGGCCAATATTGCTCAGTATCCGTGCAAGCGTGTTTGCATCACGGGCGGCGAACCACTAGCTCAGCCCAACGCTATCGAATTGATTAAACGACTACTGGCAGACGGTTACGAAATCTCGTTAGAGACAGCAGGCGCGCTATCGGTGAACAATGTGCCGCCAGCGGTCAGTAAAGTGATGGATTTAAAGACCCCTAGCAGCGGTGAGTCAGATAAAAACTTATGGTCAAATCTGGACTATCTAACCCCGCACGATCAGCTAAAATTCGTCATTATGAACCGTGCAGATTATGAATGGGCGAAAGCTAAAGTGGCTGAATACGCACTCGATAAAAAAGTCAGCGCCGTTTGGTTCTCCCCGATGTTTAATGTCGATGAATCACAAGTAGCGGAAGGCTATGTGCCGCCAGTACCCAATCTCGCTCGCGAGCTTGCCGAGTGGATCATAAACGATGCCCTACCCGTACGCTTTCAGCTACAGTTGCATAAGATTATCTGGGCGGATGCCAAAGGCAAATAA
- a CDS encoding long-chain-fatty-acid--CoA ligase, translating into MLGKMMHRPLLISHLIQHAAKYHGDTPIISRETDGTTTHSDWSTLHSNSKRLANALGKLGIVEGDRLATIAWNNRRHLEIWYGVSGSGMVCHTINPRLFPQQIIYVINDAEDQVLFFEKTFLPLVMGVKDHLKTVKHFVCMTPPDEEVRAQLPNVVFYDDIVDEQSDEFEWPELDENAPCSLCYTSGTTGNPKGVLYTNRTTVLHSFAISLPDSINLSANDIVLPVVPMFHANAWGLPYAAAMVGASVVLPGPNLDGHSLANIIDDYKVTLAVGVPTIWSTLLAAAKETGTKLTTLKRNVIGGSACPSSMMRAFRDEFDCQTLHAWGMTETSPLGSANQLKAKHADLSDEEKLKVRLSQGRPPFGVELRIVDADKGNKLLPNDGKTPGNVQIRGYWIVDTYYNQNDSALESDGWFDTGDIATLDEDGYLMIRDRAKDLIKSGGEWISSVELEDIATSHPAVAMAAAIGANHPKWDERPVIIAQLSPGAEVSEADLLGHFEGKLAKWQLPNAVVFVEAIPLNGTGKMMKKDLREEYADLLIERGLVD; encoded by the coding sequence ATGCTCGGTAAAATGATGCACCGCCCATTGTTAATTAGCCACCTCATTCAACATGCTGCCAAGTATCATGGCGATACCCCAATCATCTCGCGTGAGACTGATGGCACAACCACCCATTCTGACTGGTCAACCTTACACAGCAATAGTAAACGTCTAGCCAATGCGCTAGGCAAACTTGGCATAGTGGAAGGCGATCGCTTGGCCACTATCGCTTGGAACAACCGCCGTCATTTAGAGATTTGGTATGGCGTATCGGGTAGCGGTATGGTTTGTCACACGATCAACCCACGTCTATTCCCACAGCAAATCATCTATGTCATTAATGATGCTGAAGACCAAGTGTTGTTCTTTGAAAAGACCTTCTTGCCCCTAGTAATGGGGGTTAAAGACCATCTGAAAACCGTTAAGCACTTTGTCTGTATGACGCCGCCTGACGAAGAAGTTAGAGCGCAATTGCCGAACGTTGTCTTCTATGATGATATCGTCGATGAGCAGTCAGATGAGTTTGAATGGCCAGAACTAGACGAAAATGCGCCTTGCTCGCTATGCTATACCTCAGGCACCACAGGTAATCCTAAAGGTGTGCTCTATACCAACCGTACTACTGTGCTGCACAGCTTCGCTATTAGTCTGCCAGACTCTATCAACCTGTCTGCCAATGATATCGTTTTACCCGTAGTGCCGATGTTCCATGCCAACGCTTGGGGACTGCCTTACGCCGCGGCTATGGTCGGTGCCTCTGTGGTGTTACCTGGTCCAAATTTAGACGGTCATAGCTTAGCGAATATCATTGACGATTATAAAGTGACCTTGGCAGTGGGTGTACCGACTATTTGGTCGACTTTATTAGCGGCTGCTAAAGAAACTGGCACGAAATTGACGACCCTAAAACGTAACGTTATCGGCGGCTCAGCGTGTCCTTCGTCTATGATGAGAGCGTTCCGTGACGAATTCGATTGTCAGACCCTACACGCTTGGGGCATGACTGAAACCAGTCCATTAGGGTCAGCCAACCAGCTAAAAGCTAAGCATGCCGATTTATCCGATGAAGAAAAACTCAAAGTCCGCTTGTCACAAGGCCGCCCACCATTTGGTGTAGAGCTGCGTATTGTGGATGCGGATAAGGGCAATAAACTGCTACCAAACGACGGTAAGACCCCGGGTAACGTACAGATTAGAGGGTATTGGATCGTTGATACTTACTATAACCAAAATGACTCGGCGCTTGAGTCCGATGGCTGGTTTGACACTGGTGACATCGCTACTTTGGACGAAGACGGCTATCTGATGATTCGTGACCGTGCCAAAGACTTGATTAAGTCAGGGGGTGAGTGGATCTCTTCAGTAGAGTTAGAAGATATCGCCACGTCGCATCCGGCTGTAGCTATGGCCGCTGCTATTGGAGCGAATCATCCGAAGTGGGATGAGCGCCCAGTTATTATTGCTCAATTGTCCCCAGGTGCTGAAGTGAGCGAAGCCGATTTGCTGGGTCATTTCGAAGGAAAGCTGGCCAAGTGGCAGCTGCCTAACGCGGTAGTCTTTGTAGAGGCTATTCCATTAAATGGTACCGGTAAGATGATGAAAAAAGACCTGCGTGAAGAGTATGCTGACTTGTTGATTGAGCGTGGTCTCGTAGACTAA
- a CDS encoding alpha/beta fold hydrolase, protein MTAPILSSDRIHTLHHQFFEPSSEPTATLLIVHGMAEHSGRYVQLAQYLADHGVAVLTYDQLGHGLTATDTAELGYFERNHPMQTLLRDVILMANELKEKHPNVPHFVMGHSMGSFIVRTVLQHHSTEFAGAILMGTSDTDPLAPVFLPITKVLNKVKPKHRNSVFAKTTNVILNSKLKDKESDSKYAWVCKNAASRQAYEDDPLCGFEFTNNGFLGLFSLMVKGLAKDWAKTIDTDFPMLFVSGEEDPIGNMSKGIETLTKRLQEQGFTQIDQRLYSGMRHEPLHETERKQVYADLLIWLEAYSAVLA, encoded by the coding sequence ATGACCGCACCTATCCTCTCTTCTGACCGTATCCACACTTTGCACCATCAGTTTTTTGAGCCCAGTAGCGAGCCTACTGCCACCCTGCTTATTGTCCACGGTATGGCCGAGCATAGCGGTCGTTACGTCCAATTGGCGCAGTATTTAGCCGATCATGGCGTGGCGGTCTTAACTTATGATCAGCTTGGTCACGGTCTTACCGCTACTGACACAGCAGAACTGGGCTATTTTGAGCGCAACCATCCGATGCAAACGCTACTTAGAGACGTTATCTTGATGGCCAATGAGCTTAAAGAAAAACACCCTAACGTACCGCATTTTGTCATGGGTCACTCGATGGGTTCCTTTATCGTGCGCACCGTGCTACAGCATCATAGCACTGAGTTTGCAGGTGCAATTTTGATGGGAACTAGCGATACTGACCCATTGGCACCGGTCTTCTTACCTATTACTAAAGTGCTCAATAAGGTTAAACCAAAACATAGAAATTCAGTATTCGCTAAAACCACTAATGTCATCCTTAATAGCAAATTGAAAGACAAAGAATCAGACTCGAAATACGCTTGGGTTTGTAAAAACGCCGCCAGTCGTCAGGCTTATGAAGACGATCCGTTATGCGGTTTTGAATTTACCAATAATGGCTTTTTGGGTCTATTCAGCTTAATGGTCAAAGGTTTAGCAAAAGACTGGGCGAAAACTATCGATACCGACTTCCCTATGCTGTTTGTAAGCGGTGAAGAGGATCCGATTGGTAATATGAGTAAGGGCATTGAAACACTGACCAAGCGCTTACAAGAGCAAGGTTTTACGCAAATAGACCAACGACTATACAGTGGCATGCGCCATGAGCCTTTGCATGAGACTGAGCGCAAGCAAGTCTATGCTGATTTGTTAATTTGGTTAGAGGCCTATAGCGCAGTTCTAGCTTAA
- a CDS encoding trimeric intracellular cation channel family protein → MTSYFIFPDILLYMLDMVGVIACAIAGTLLAQHKGFDIWGCILVSMANAIGGGTFRDMALDRHPLFWMTDLSYVIVITLTSLVLQIFFHLYHKIDRALKLFDAIGLAAFSVIGFKVALAQGVSPVIAVMMAVWTAIIGGMIRDIICNEIPLVLQREIYITASVFGSCLYLLLTKIGVSTGISEFIMLITIFGTRMLALRFDWHLPSIRLVH, encoded by the coding sequence ATGACCAGTTACTTTATTTTTCCTGATATTTTACTTTATATGTTGGATATGGTGGGCGTGATAGCCTGTGCGATTGCGGGCACCTTGCTCGCCCAGCATAAAGGGTTTGATATTTGGGGCTGCATTCTAGTGTCCATGGCCAACGCTATCGGTGGCGGTACTTTTCGCGATATGGCGCTTGACCGTCACCCCCTATTTTGGATGACCGACTTATCCTATGTCATCGTCATCACCCTGACCTCGCTGGTGCTACAGATTTTCTTTCATCTGTATCATAAAATCGATCGCGCGCTTAAGCTGTTTGATGCTATTGGGTTGGCGGCTTTTAGTGTGATTGGCTTTAAGGTGGCACTCGCCCAAGGAGTATCGCCTGTAATTGCTGTGATGATGGCGGTATGGACGGCCATTATTGGTGGGATGATTCGAGATATTATCTGTAATGAAATTCCGCTAGTATTGCAGCGTGAGATTTATATTACGGCTAGCGTCTTTGGTTCGTGCCTGTATTTATTATTGACCAAGATTGGCGTAAGTACAGGAATTAGCGAGTTTATTATGCTGATTACTATCTTTGGTACGCGTATGTTGGCTTTACGCTTTGACTGGCATTTACCTTCAATCCGTTTGGTACATTAA
- the recJ gene encoding single-stranded-DNA-specific exonuclease RecJ: MLNLTPRFTGTVPDDLPPSLQPLAAQAPTLARLYAGRGITAIEDMGTELAKLLPAEGLLGLDTAATILDEAIDTGQRILIVGDFDCDGATSTALMIRVLREMGANVEFIVPDRFKYGYGLTPEIVELGIELYNPEVIVTVDNGISSHEGVARAKADGITVVITDHHLTTKATPPADAVVNPNQLGCDFVSKSLVGVGVAFYLLGRLAKLRRTAGKSTVQVSRHLDLVALGTVADVGVLDQNNRTLVYHGLQAIRQGRCCQGILALLEQAGRDHSKITAQDFGFVLGPRINAAGRMDNMRIGIDCLLTEDRREAQRLAHELDSLNQERRSVEGKMRDQADEILVALQAADNPQQDSSYDRQQESLAAPTSLEDRRSIILYQDDWHQGVIGIVAGRLKESYYRPAIVFAPANTDKTGPDDAIKGSARSIPGIHIRDAIELVAETYPELISHFGGHAMAAGLTLKRSNFDQFVAAFEEVMANVEASVFSEEAFTDGQLQAVDFSLSFADMLKNASIWGHGFVPPVFDGVFSVASFRVLKDKHLKLSLQYPGVQYPIDAIWFNFDAAAWDYKAQQVHVLFELDINEWNGKQSVQLMVKDLAIIQ, encoded by the coding sequence ATGCTAAATTTAACCCCCCGCTTTACAGGCACTGTGCCTGACGATTTGCCCCCCAGTTTACAACCACTAGCTGCCCAAGCACCGACGTTGGCTAGGCTGTATGCAGGGCGTGGCATCACTGCTATAGAAGATATGGGCACCGAACTGGCTAAACTCTTGCCCGCAGAAGGTTTGCTAGGGCTAGACACTGCCGCCACGATTTTGGACGAGGCTATCGATACGGGTCAACGAATCCTTATCGTCGGTGACTTCGACTGTGATGGCGCGACCAGTACGGCGTTAATGATTCGTGTACTCCGCGAGATGGGCGCAAACGTCGAGTTTATCGTGCCAGATCGCTTTAAATATGGTTATGGCCTGACGCCTGAGATTGTCGAACTGGGTATCGAGCTTTATAACCCGGAGGTGATTGTCACTGTCGATAATGGTATCTCCAGTCATGAAGGCGTGGCGCGCGCCAAAGCAGATGGCATCACCGTCGTCATTACCGACCATCATCTCACTACTAAAGCCACCCCACCTGCCGATGCGGTCGTTAACCCTAATCAATTAGGCTGTGACTTTGTCAGTAAGTCGCTCGTTGGGGTAGGAGTGGCCTTTTATCTGCTAGGTCGCTTAGCAAAATTACGCCGTACTGCTGGTAAGTCTACCGTACAAGTCAGCCGTCATTTAGACTTAGTAGCTTTAGGCACGGTCGCTGATGTGGGTGTGCTCGATCAGAATAACCGTACTTTGGTCTATCATGGCTTACAAGCTATCCGGCAAGGGCGCTGCTGCCAAGGTATCTTAGCTTTGCTTGAGCAAGCTGGCCGCGATCATAGCAAGATAACGGCGCAAGATTTTGGCTTTGTCTTAGGCCCGCGAATTAATGCGGCGGGACGCATGGACAATATGCGTATTGGTATCGATTGCTTACTCACAGAAGATCGCCGTGAAGCGCAGCGCCTAGCTCATGAGCTCGACAGTTTGAACCAAGAGCGCCGCTCGGTCGAAGGTAAGATGCGCGATCAAGCGGATGAGATTTTAGTGGCTTTGCAAGCTGCTGATAACCCTCAACAAGACAGCTCTTACGACCGTCAGCAAGAATCTTTAGCGGCACCTACCTCTCTAGAGGATCGTCGCAGTATCATTCTGTATCAAGACGATTGGCATCAAGGGGTGATTGGCATCGTAGCAGGTAGACTCAAAGAGAGTTACTATCGTCCCGCTATTGTCTTTGCCCCTGCGAATACCGATAAGACGGGGCCGGACGATGCCATCAAAGGCTCGGCGCGCTCTATTCCGGGTATCCACATTCGTGACGCTATTGAGCTGGTTGCGGAGACCTATCCAGAGCTGATTAGCCATTTTGGTGGTCATGCGATGGCAGCTGGGTTGACGCTAAAACGCAGCAATTTTGATCAATTCGTTGCCGCTTTTGAAGAAGTGATGGCGAATGTAGAGGCCTCTGTATTCTCAGAAGAGGCCTTTACCGATGGGCAATTGCAGGCAGTAGACTTTAGCTTAAGCTTTGCTGATATGCTAAAAAATGCCAGCATTTGGGGTCATGGTTTTGTGCCACCCGTATTTGATGGGGTGTTTAGCGTAGCCAGTTTTCGCGTGCTCAAAGACAAGCATTTAAAACTCTCGCTGCAGTATCCTGGCGTGCAGTATCCTATCGATGCGATTTGGTTTAATTTTGACGCAGCTGCTTGGGACTATAAGGCGCAGCAAGTGCACGTCTTATTTGAACTGGATATCAATGAATGGAATGGCAAACAAAGCGTGCAATTAATGGTCAAAGACTTAGCTATTATTCAATAG
- a CDS encoding trimeric intracellular cation channel family protein produces the protein MFIAALDSTLITTFDPRSLLFLFDMIGIVACSVSGTILAKHKNFDVFGCLLVSMVTAIGGGTVRDVILDRHPLFWMVDMSYLTVITITSLTMQIFFQTTAHRVDKFLKLSDTIGLAAFTLIGIKVATSMGANIPVALLLGVITIIVGGIIRDMICNEIPLVLQQEIYITAALIGGGVFFVLRGLGVTDWITEIATMSTIFTLRMLAIRYDWQFPQIEWVRR, from the coding sequence ATGTTTATCGCTGCCCTCGACTCAACGCTAATCACCACTTTTGACCCCCGCTCGCTATTGTTTCTATTCGATATGATCGGCATCGTGGCCTGTAGTGTTTCGGGCACTATTCTAGCTAAACATAAAAACTTCGATGTCTTTGGCTGCTTGCTGGTCTCAATGGTGACGGCTATTGGTGGCGGGACAGTACGCGATGTTATCTTAGATCGCCATCCGCTATTTTGGATGGTGGATATGAGCTATCTTACCGTGATCACCATCACCTCATTGACCATGCAAATCTTTTTTCAAACTACAGCCCACCGTGTCGATAAATTTTTGAAACTGTCCGACACAATCGGGCTTGCTGCTTTTACGTTGATTGGTATTAAGGTAGCCACCAGTATGGGCGCGAATATACCTGTAGCCTTACTTTTGGGCGTGATTACCATCATCGTAGGGGGGATTATTCGTGACATGATTTGTAATGAAATCCCGCTAGTATTACAGCAGGAAATCTACATTACAGCAGCATTGATTGGCGGTGGCGTGTTTTTCGTTTTACGCGGTTTAGGGGTGACGGATTGGATTACCGAGATTGCGACCATGAGCACTATCTTTACCCTACGCATGCTCGCCATTCGTTATGACTGGCAATTTCCACAGATTGAATGGGTACGGCGTTGA
- a CDS encoding TAXI family TRAP transporter solute-binding subunit — protein sequence MKFSHKSPLWLAMIAASLAMTACSNSANDTAKTDDATVTTDSDTTAAAADNKLDTKFATLATGGASGPYNIIGTSLTEAYNQTYGVNSKTQTTGASVENMNLLNQEKVELAFVMSDVLSDAIKGENNFSAPITNVQQIATLYPNYVQIVTSKKTGITNFEDLKGKRIAVGAQNSGVEVNARNLLKGFGMTYDDVKVDYLGYAEAADALKSGKIDAAFLTSGLPNSSLMELQQGFDLQLVGIDPAKVAEIAKDQAYFVAMDIPAGTYGNEAAIPTAAIMNAFVVRSDLSEADGYKLTKTFFESQDKLKTAHQAAAGISLETAQQGMVAPVHPGAKKYYDEQAAK from the coding sequence ATGAAGTTTTCTCACAAATCCCCTCTTTGGTTAGCGATGATTGCCGCCAGTTTAGCCATGACCGCTTGTTCAAATTCAGCCAATGATACCGCCAAGACCGATGACGCTACTGTCACTACTGACTCAGATACCACAGCAGCTGCAGCCGATAACAAGCTTGATACCAAGTTTGCTACTCTAGCTACCGGTGGCGCGTCGGGCCCTTATAACATCATTGGGACTTCGCTGACTGAAGCCTATAACCAGACTTATGGGGTGAACTCTAAAACGCAAACTACTGGTGCTTCTGTAGAGAATATGAATCTCCTCAACCAAGAAAAAGTTGAGTTGGCTTTCGTCATGAGTGACGTTCTAAGCGATGCTATCAAAGGCGAAAATAACTTTTCAGCGCCTATTACGAACGTGCAGCAGATTGCCACACTGTATCCAAACTATGTACAAATCGTGACCTCTAAAAAGACGGGTATTACCAACTTTGAAGACTTAAAAGGCAAGCGTATTGCTGTGGGTGCACAAAATTCTGGCGTAGAAGTGAATGCCCGTAACTTGTTAAAAGGTTTTGGCATGACTTATGACGATGTCAAAGTCGATTATTTAGGTTATGCCGAAGCCGCAGATGCTTTGAAGTCTGGCAAAATCGATGCCGCATTCTTGACCAGTGGTCTACCAAACTCCTCTTTAATGGAGCTACAGCAAGGCTTTGATTTACAGCTAGTAGGTATTGACCCTGCTAAAGTCGCTGAAATTGCCAAAGACCAAGCTTATTTCGTTGCTATGGACATTCCAGCGGGTACTTACGGTAACGAAGCGGCTATTCCCACTGCAGCGATTATGAACGCTTTTGTCGTGCGCTCAGACTTGTCAGAAGCAGATGGTTATAAACTGACTAAGACTTTCTTTGAAAGCCAAGATAAGCTAAAAACGGCTCACCAAGCTGCAGCTGGTATCAGCTTAGAGACTGCCCAGCAAGGTATGGTAGCCCCTGTGCATCCTGGTGCTAAGAAATACTATGATGAGCAAGCTGCTAAGTAG
- the dapD gene encoding 2,3,4,5-tetrahydropyridine-2,6-dicarboxylate N-succinyltransferase, producing the protein MSLQQTIEQAFENRADYSPETMPQDVKDAVNSVLEQLDNGSLRVAEKKDGEWVVNQWAKKAVLLSFRLNDNVPMPSGADLQFYDKVPTKFADWTDAQFKASGIRVVPPAVARRGAFIAKGVVLMPSYTNIGAYVDEGAMVDTWATVGSCAQIGKNVHLSGGVGIGGVLEPLQANPTIIEDNCFIGARSEIVEGVIVEEGSVISMGVYIGQSTKIYDRETGEVHYGRVPAGSVVVSGSLPAKDGSHSLYCAVIVKKVDAKTRAKTSINELLRLA; encoded by the coding sequence ATGTCATTGCAACAAACTATTGAACAAGCTTTTGAAAACCGTGCAGACTATAGCCCTGAGACGATGCCACAAGACGTCAAAGACGCGGTCAACTCTGTATTAGAGCAGTTAGACAACGGCAGCTTGCGCGTAGCAGAAAAAAAGGATGGTGAATGGGTCGTCAATCAGTGGGCGAAAAAAGCAGTATTGCTATCGTTCCGTCTGAATGACAATGTGCCTATGCCCTCTGGCGCTGATTTGCAGTTTTATGACAAAGTACCGACTAAATTTGCCGACTGGACAGACGCCCAATTTAAAGCGTCTGGTATCCGAGTCGTTCCCCCTGCTGTAGCGCGTCGTGGTGCATTTATCGCGAAAGGCGTCGTGCTTATGCCAAGCTATACCAACATCGGTGCCTATGTCGATGAAGGCGCTATGGTAGACACTTGGGCGACCGTGGGCTCATGTGCCCAAATCGGTAAAAATGTGCATCTTTCTGGCGGTGTGGGTATCGGCGGTGTGCTTGAGCCTTTACAAGCCAACCCAACTATCATCGAAGACAACTGCTTTATCGGTGCCCGCTCTGAGATCGTTGAAGGTGTCATTGTAGAAGAAGGCTCAGTGATTTCTATGGGCGTCTATATCGGTCAATCGACTAAAATTTATGACCGCGAAACCGGTGAAGTTCATTACGGTCGCGTACCAGCTGGCTCTGTAGTAGTATCAGGCAGCCTACCTGCAAAAGACGGCTCTCATAGCTTATACTGTGCAGTTATCGTCAAAAAAGTCGATGCCAAGACCCGCGCGAAAACTAGCATTAATGAGCTGCTACGTTTGGCGTAA
- a CDS encoding DUF1850 domain-containing protein, with translation MLRNRIDRDNDDQYSMSGCTGFFALVGITLLGGLLIAGLLLLPGHQGVQVSFAEQTCYLDRDKFELKWLHSVEKQWWVESYQAKSDNLLLTDTYLQTFGAGTPSTEKALKNTRPEYEDYVHYQINTTLTHLDWMVSSNIQASLIIPNDGSATTTQGQPLPVYQWVDDYTNIHIAPQKISLWTRLTQEPCHEHLAR, from the coding sequence ATGCTTCGTAACCGCATTGACCGTGATAACGATGACCAGTACAGCATGAGTGGCTGTACTGGTTTTTTTGCGTTAGTGGGTATCACATTGTTAGGGGGCTTATTGATAGCGGGATTGTTATTGCTCCCGGGTCATCAAGGGGTACAGGTTAGCTTTGCCGAGCAGACTTGCTACCTAGACCGAGATAAGTTTGAGCTAAAGTGGCTGCATTCGGTTGAAAAGCAGTGGTGGGTTGAGTCTTATCAAGCTAAGAGCGATAACCTCCTATTGACGGATACTTACCTGCAGACCTTTGGGGCAGGGACGCCTTCCACTGAAAAGGCGCTCAAGAATACTCGCCCTGAATACGAAGATTACGTGCATTATCAAATTAATACGACCCTCACTCATCTCGATTGGATGGTGTCCTCTAATATCCAAGCCAGCCTCATTATCCCCAATGATGGCAGTGCCACTACCACTCAAGGACAACCGTTGCCCGTCTATCAATGGGTCGACGACTACACCAATATTCATATCGCGCCTCAAAAGATTTCTCTATGGACGCGACTGACACAGGAACCTTGCCATGAGCACCTTGCCCGCTGA
- a CDS encoding multidrug resistance efflux transporter family protein, with product MIRLILLGLLAGAFFSSTFVLNELMSVAGGHWYWSASLRYLFMLLMLSLIIAGKHGVGRLVELSQIFARHWGFWCMTGGIGFGLFYAGICFAADHASGWVVASTFMFTVVASLFVLRAFNQRFDKQVIIYALMIFFGVIMVNISEALHAATQTVAAQPMVETLLFGALPALIAAFSYPIGNQLVWQASHNAKLQNPAVNDTATDATTSVQPLAWMRHIPTIKTSLLNDAFNKVWLMTLGSAPFWLVLGVILQPELPSTSQTFNTFLVALLSGVIATSLFLYAREHAHSSKEVASVDATQASEVIFALIGGILLLGTPLPSLAGVIGIILIILGLVLFARSG from the coding sequence TTGATTAGATTGATCCTATTGGGCTTATTAGCGGGCGCTTTTTTTAGCTCTACCTTTGTCTTAAACGAGTTGATGAGCGTTGCGGGCGGTCATTGGTATTGGTCCGCTAGCCTGCGCTACCTATTTATGTTGCTCATGCTCTCGCTAATTATCGCCGGCAAACATGGCGTGGGTCGTCTGGTTGAGCTCAGCCAAATTTTCGCACGGCATTGGGGGTTTTGGTGTATGACTGGCGGTATCGGCTTCGGGTTATTCTATGCCGGTATTTGTTTTGCCGCCGATCATGCTAGCGGCTGGGTCGTTGCCTCGACCTTTATGTTTACCGTAGTCGCTAGCCTGTTTGTCTTACGTGCTTTTAACCAACGTTTTGACAAGCAAGTGATTATTTATGCGTTGATGATTTTCTTCGGCGTGATTATGGTCAATATCAGCGAAGCATTACATGCCGCTACGCAGACGGTAGCCGCACAACCCATGGTAGAGACGTTACTGTTTGGTGCCCTACCTGCGCTAATTGCTGCCTTTAGTTATCCCATTGGCAACCAGTTGGTTTGGCAAGCGTCGCATAATGCCAAGCTGCAAAACCCTGCTGTAAATGATACCGCGACTGATGCCACCACAAGCGTGCAACCTCTAGCATGGATGCGCCATATTCCCACAATTAAAACCTCGCTATTAAACGATGCCTTCAATAAGGTCTGGCTCATGACTTTGGGCAGTGCGCCCTTTTGGCTAGTGTTGGGCGTGATTTTACAGCCAGAGTTACCTAGCACCTCGCAAACTTTTAATACCTTCTTAGTCGCCTTGCTATCTGGTGTGATTGCGACCAGTCTATTCCTATACGCACGCGAGCATGCCCACAGCTCAAAAGAAGTCGCTAGTGTCGATGCCACTCAAGCCAGTGAAGTGATTTTCGCCTTGATTGGCGGGATTTTATTGTTAGGAACTCCGCTACCTTCTCTAGCTGGTGTCATAGGAATCATTTTAATTATCTTAGGGTTGGTACTGTTTGCTCGTAGCGGTTAA